A stretch of the Thunnus thynnus chromosome 7, fThuThy2.1, whole genome shotgun sequence genome encodes the following:
- the ccnl1a gene encoding cyclin-L1a has product MAAGPLSVSSNASTNNDGILIGDKVYSEVYLTIDNSLIPEERLSPTPSMLDGLDLSTETDLRILGCELIQSAGILLRLPQVAMATGQVLFHRFFYSKSFVKHSFEIVAMACINLASKIEEAPRRIRDVINVFHYLRQIRGKKTPSSLILDQNYINTKNQVIKAERRVLKELGFCVHVKHPHKIIVMYLQVLECEKNQTLVQTAWNYMNDTLRTNVFVRFQAETIACACIYLAARALQIPLPSRPHWYLLFGASEDEIKDICITTLRLYTRKKPNYDQLEKEVERRKVFLAEAKLKAKGLNPDGTPALSTLGGFSPASKPSSPNVVKVEEKSPNPQTLKQIKKEPDNRTQVTKSPHNGLRKEVKIGRNSRSGSRSRSRTRSRSRSRSPRRHYNSRRSCSGTYSSRSRSRSHSRSPSPRRHPPSPLLPHLKSKTSHHSNSDSKPSNRHSNSGGGGSGHKRKRSRSRSRSRTPVKVDRDRDRERERDRDRSSFDLSSKKHKHERGGSHRGDRRDRERSRSYDRDRERERSHKSKHHSSSGHSGHSRHRR; this is encoded by the exons ATGGCCGCGGGTCCCCTATCTGTATCTTCCAACGCGTCCACAAACAACGATGGCATCCTTATTGGTGACAAAGTTTACTCGGAGGTGTACCTCACGATCGATAACTCTCTCATACCAGAGGAAAGGCTCTCTCCGACGCCGTCGATGCTGGATGGCCTCGACCTGAGCACGGAGACCGACCTTCGCATCCTTGGGTGTGAATTGATTCAGTCGGCGGGTATTCTTCTCCGGCTACCGCAG GTGGCAATGGCAACGGGGCAGGTGCTTTTTCATCGGTTTTTCTACTCCAAGTCCTTTGTGAAGCACAGCTTTGAG ATTGTTGCTATGGCTTGTATCAACTTGGCATCCAAGATCGAAGAAGCCCCACGACGAATACGAGACGTCATCAATGTGTTCCACTACCTGAGACAGATCAGAGGCAAAAA GACTCCAAGTTCATTGATACTTGATCAGAACTACATTAACACCAAAAACCAAGTCATCAAAGCGGAACGGCGGGTCCTGAAGGAGCTGGGCTTCTGTGTGCATGTCAAGCATCCCCACAAG ATTATCGTCATGTACCTTCAAGTCCTGGAATGTGAAAAGAACCAAACACTGGTCCAGACGGCCTG gAACTACATGAATGACACTCTGAGAACAAACGTGTTTGTGAGGTTCCAAGCTGAGACTATTGCCTGTGCCTGCATATACCTCGCTGCCCGAGCTCTGCAG ATACCCCTGCCCTCCAGACCTCACTGGTACCTGCTGTTTGGAGCCAGTGAAGATGAGATTAAAGACATCTGCATCACCACCCTTAGACTCTACACCAGGAAGAAG CCTAACTATGACCAGCTTgagaaggaggtggagaggaggaaggtgtTTTTAGCGGAGGCTAAGCTGAAGGCTAAAGGCCTGAACCCTGATGGTACCCCTGCACTGTCCACACTGGGTGGCTTCTCTCCTGCATCCAAACCTTCATCCCCAAATGTGGTCAAGGTGGAGGAGAAGTCCCCTAACCCCCAGACCCTCAAACAAATCAAGAAGGAGCCAGACAACCGGACTCAGGTCACCAAGAGTCCACATAACGG GTTGAGGAAAGAGGTGAAGATTGGGAGGAACAGTAGAAGTGGAAGTCGATCTCGTTCAAGAACACGTTCGCGGTCTAGATCCCGTTCCCCGCGCAGACA TTACAACAGCAGACGCAGTTGCTCAGGGACCTACAGTTCTCGTTCACGTTCTCGCTCTCACAGTCGCAGCCCATCACCTCGGCGACATCCACCTTCGCCCCTCCTTCCCCACCTCAAGTCTAAGACCAGCCACCACAGCAACAGCGACTCCAAGCCCAGCAACCGCCACAGCAACAGTGGAGGTGGAGGATCTGGCCACAAGAGGAAGCGTTCGCGCTCTCGGTCGAGGTCCCGCACTCCGGTCAAAGTGGATAGGGACCGGGACAGAGAGCGGGAGAGGGACAGAGACCGCAGCTCCTTCGACCTCTcttcaaagaaacacaaacacgaGCGAGGAGGCAGTCACCGAGGAGACAGGAGGGACAGGGAGAGGTCTCGGTCTTACgacagggacagagagagagagcgtagCCACAAAAGCAAACACCACAGCAGTAGTGGGCACTCAGGACATAGTCGTCACCGGCGCTGA